Within the Polaribacter pectinis genome, the region TCTTCTGTTAAACCAGGAACAGTATTCATTTCCAAGAAATATGGTTCGCAATTTACTAAAATAAATTCAGAACGAGAGAAACCAGACATGTTTAAAATCTTATAAATTTTCTTTGCAACCTCTTCTACTTTTTGTTGTTCTTCTGCAGAAATTCTTGCTGGAGTTATCTCTTGAGATTTACCTTCGTATTTTGCCTCATAATCGAAAAAATCATTCTCTGAAACGATTTCTGTCATTGGCAATACTTTAGTCTCCCCTTGATATTGAATAACACCAACAGAAACTTCTACTCCGTCTAAAAAAGATTCAATTAAAATTTCTGAATCTTCTTTATAGGCTTTTTCTATTGCTGGTAAAATTTCTTCTTTTGTATGCGCTTTAGAAATACCATAGCTAGAACCTGCATTGTTTGGTTTTATAAAACAAGGCAAACCTACTTTACTAATAATAGCATCTAAATTAATAGCATTTCCTTTGTTTAAATAAACTGAAACGGCTGTTTTTATTCCATATTCTTTTACAACACTTAACGTATCTCTTTTATTAAAAGTTAACGCCATTTGATAAAAAGGTGCTGAAGTATGCTTTAAATTGATGAGATTAAAGTATGCCAATAACATTCCATTTTCTCCAGGATTGCCATGTATTGCATTAAAAACACAGTCAAATGCAATGCAATTGCCATTAAGTGTAAACGTAAAATCGTTTTTATTTATTGGATATTCTGTATTAGAATCATCTAAAGCAACCCACTTTTCCTTTAAAATATGTACTCTAAAAGAATTGTATTTCTCTTTGTCTAAATGGTTATAAACCACATTTCCGCTTTTTAGAGAAATGTTTACTTCGGACGAATATCCGCCCATAACAATGGCTATGTTCTTCTTCATTAATTGTAAAATAATAAAACAAATTTATCAAAATAATAATAGAAATAGCAACGTTTAGTTTTTATATATTTGTGTGTTCTAAAAATCAAAAAATGAGTGTTGTTCAGTTTTTAAAAAGTAAATCGTTTTTTAAGCAGGTTATTATTGCAATTGTTGGTTTATTGTTATTTGTTTTTATTTTAAAATTTTGGTTAGGTGTAACTACAAACCATGATCAAAAAATACAAGTACCTAACTTACATAAAATGTCTTTAGAAGATGTAGATAGGAAATTGAAAGAATTAAACCTAGATTTTAAAGTAATTGATAGTGCTAGTTTTAACCCAGATTACCCAAAAAAATCTATTATAGAACAAACACCAGCTGCAGGAGATTTTGTAAAGGAAAAACGTAAAATTTACTTGACTTTAAATCCGTCTAAATATAGAGATGTTTCCATTCCTAATTTAAACGGAAGAACTAAAAGACAAGCTGTTTCTCATTTACGCTCTATTGGTTTTAATATTGGTACAAATTTTACCTATGTTACAGATATTGGTAAAGATGTTGTACGTGGTTTACGCTACAAAGGAAAAGTTTTAAATGAAGGAGATAAATTACCACTAAATTCTATTGTAGATTTGGTTTTAGGTGATGGAAGAGGAAATTAAAAAATTATAAATTAGAATACTACAAAACAAAACTGTGCAAGAAAACGAATCTCAAGAAGTAGAAAACGACGAATTATACGAACATCACAGATTTACTGCTAGCGAAGGTCAAGAACCTTTAAGAGTTGATAAATTTTTAATGAACTTTGTAGAAAATGCCACTAGAAATAAAGTACAACAAGCTGCAAAAGCTGGTAATGTTTTAGTGAATGATGTTGCTGTAAAATCGAATCATAAAGTAAAACCAAAAGATATTGTTAGAGTTGTTTTGGCATATCCGCCAGCAGAAAACTTATTGGTTGCAGAAGACATACCTTTAGATATAGTTTTTGAAGATGATACTGTAATTGTAGTAAACAAACCTGCAGGAATGGTTGTACATCCAGGTCATGGAAATTATTCTGGAACCTTGGTAAATGGTTTAATTCATCATATAGAAAACTTGCCCACAAATTCTAATGAACGCCCAGGTTTAGTTCATAGAATTGACAAAGATACAAGTGGTTTATTAGTAGTTGCAAAAACTGAATTTGCAATGGCACATTTATCTAAACAGTTTTTTGATAGAACTACAGAGCGTTTGTATTATGCTTTAGTTTGGGGAAATGTTGATGAAGATGAAGGTACAATTGAAGGAAATATAGGACGAAGTTTAAAAAATCGTTTGCAAATGGCTGTTTTTCCTGATGGAGATTTTGGAAAGCACGCAGTTACTCATTATAAAGTTCTAGAACGTTTAACGTATGTAACTTTGGTACAATGTAAATTGGAAACTGGTAGAACACACCAAATTAGAGCGCATTTTAAACATATTGGTCACACACTTTTTAATGATGAACGTTATGGTGGAGATGACATTTTAAAAGGAACAACTTTTACAAAATACAAACAGTTTGTACAAAATTGTTTTAAGGTTTTACCAAGACAAGCACTACATGCAAAAACATTAGGTTTTACACACCCTAAAACAGGAGAATTTCTGCGTTTTAACTCTGAAGTCCCTCAAGACATTACAGATTGTTTAGAAAAATGGAGAACTTATTCTGAAAATTCCAAAGAAGAGTTTTAGCCCTTTTTAATAATCTTTATTTCTTTTGAAGAATATTTGATTTTTCATCGTTATTCCCTTTGTAGATAAATACCATATTGTGGTAGAAATGCATTGAGATTATTTTTTTATCAAAATAGTTTTGCTGATAATTAGGAATTAAAAATTCTTGATTATTTAACGAATCTGTTAGGCTTTTAAAATAATTCATCATTGTTTTAGGATTCTTTAAATCTTTACTGTCACCACCAAAGTCTTCCCAATAAGATGTTTGCATATCTTCTACAACGTAAACACCACCATCTTTTAACTTTGGAAACAAAAGTTTAAAGCTTTCTATAACGTGTTCATTAATATGACTTCCATCATCTATAATAATGTCTAATTCTCCTATTTCATTAGTAACTTTATTTAAAAAATCTTTATCTACTTGGCTACCTTTAAAAATTTTAATTCTTTTTTCTTGAAGTTGTGATTTATCAAAAATATCTAAACTAAAAATTTTTCCAAAGAGAAAATATCTTTTCCACATTCTTAAAGATTGTCCACCAGCTTTGGGGTTGTCATAACCACCAACTCCAATTTCCAATAAATTAATTTTCTTGTATCTAAACCTTTTTAAATGCGTTGTGTAATGTTGTGTATAAGAATGACCAAGTACTTTGTCTGTTCCATAAATTACTCCTAATTGATTTAGATTTAATCCAAAAGGCATTACTTTCAATAAATTTTGAGCAACTTTTTGTAATTTAAGTAAACTTGAAACGGAAAATTTCTTTTTTAAGTAACTCCTTAACTTAATCATAAACACGAGTTTTAAACTGTATCATTCTAAAATAGTTTTGCACTATTTAAGATGCACAAGATAAAAGCGAAATTAGTCTTTTAAAAAATTGAAAACAAGTCGAATTAATTATAGCAAATTATAAAATTAACAACATCCAGATTTTGGGTCGCAACAAGAACCAACTGCTTCTGCTATTTTAATTTTTGGTTTTGTAATTCCACATGCATCTAATGCCAAACAAGCAGTTACTTTTGACGTTAACAAAAAATTTGTTCCGTCGAAATCTAAATTGTATTTACCAATAGTTTCTTTTCCTTGATATTCTACTTCAATTTCTAAATCATCGAACTTAAAAATCTTTTCAGACAATTCTATTATTGAAACTAATTTTTCTGGATGTAATCTATGGTCGTAATCATTTTCTTCCCAAAGTTGAAAATTAATTACTGTTTCGCTTCTTACTTTACCTCCACAATCAATAAAATCTTTAGTTACTTTACCAACTTCTGTTACATGAAAATGACTTGGAACTAATTCTCCATTTGGTAATTTAAAAGCGATTTCATTTAAATTTTTTAAGTGATTTTTTATTTCTGATAATTTCATAATATTTCTTTTTATTTATTAATATTTGAAAATACATATAACATTTCTGTTGCTATTTGTAAACTTCTTTCTTGGTATTTTTCGGCTTGAATTTCTGTACCGTCAAATAATTTAGGATCTTCATAAGTAATCGGAATTCTCTTTTCCGCACCAAAAATAAATGGGCAACCTACATCTGCTTGTGAGCAAGTCATTATTGCAGCAAACTCTGATTTAGGATTAAATTCATCTTCATATTTTTTAGAAAAACCAATAATTGGTTGCGAATTATCATTAAATTTTATAGCGTAAATAGGATTTTCAGTTTCAGAAATTTTATTAATTTCAAACCCAGTATTTTTAAGTGTTTCCACAACTTTATAAAACATTGCAGTTGCTTCTGTTCCTCCAGAATAACATCTTACATTTTTAATATTAAAATATGCTGCCATTGTTTGAGCCCATATTTGAGCTAAATGACTTCTTCTTGAATTATGTGTACAAATAAAATTAATATTAACATCTTTATCTGTAGCAACTTTGTCTTGTATAAAGTTAACTAATGGTTCTAAAATTAGTTTCCTTTCATTAGTGATTTTATCAACTTCTAAATTTGAAATTGTAGTTGTTATTTTTTGATTAATTTTTTGCATTTTTATAATAATTTCTTTTATTAACAACAGTTTTCGTTTAAATTTTGATTTAAAAATTTGTTTAAAGTATTTTTTATTTTACTCCAATTTTCTTGATGAATACAGTAACAAACGCTAGTTCCTTCAATTGTGCCTTTTATAATTCCTACTTTTTTTAATTCTTTTAAATGTTGAGAAATCGTTGGTTGTGCCAAACCAATTTCTTTTACCAAATCTCCACAAACACAAGATTGTAACTTAATTAGAAACTCTAAAATTGCAATTCTAGCAGGATGTCCTAATACTTTTGCAATTGCAGCAATTTTATTTTGTTCTTCTGTATAAATTTCTGACTTTGTTAAACCCATCTTAATTTGTTTATTGCAATATTACGATTAATATAAATAATATCTACTATTAAATTAAAAAAATATTAGAATTCTCTACTTACAAGTTTTGTTTTTTTAACTGAATTTGTAGTTTTAATATTAAAATCTACAACTCCTAAAACAAGATTTTCTTCAGTAATAACCTCAACTTTCCATTCGCCATCAATTACATTATTTTTAAAACTGTAACCTCTGTAACCATTATCTCTTCCACCTGTAATTTCAAAACCGATTTTGTCAAAATTTTGCCACTCACCTATTTCAGGATTATACCATTTCCATTGATGATAAACTTTCTTTTGTAAATCTGTTGGAGCAAATATGGAAGTAAAAACATATACAGGTTTATTAGAATTTCTATTGAAATCTATTTTATGGTCTCGCCAAAAAACGTACCATTCATCAACTTCATAAGTAACATTATAATGGTTATTATATTTTTCTACATTATAAGCTACAACGCCTTTATCTAAAGCTAATGGAACTGGCGGAATAAGTTTTAAGTAATAAAAAGTATTAATTAAAACATATATGCCCAAAATCATGCTTAACATTTTCCATTTTACAATTTCAACTCTAGCAGAAGGGTTTGTTCTGTAAACAAGAACGACCAATATTATGGTAGAAATTAAACTTATTATTCCTGAAATTAAAAAAATTGCAGTGTTCATTTCTTTTAAAATGACAGGCAAAAAGAAACTTAAAAAAGTAAAATTGACAAAAAAATATGCGCTAAATTGAAGATATTTATTAGAAACTCGTTTTTTAAAAAACTCATTTGCAAATAGTAAAACAATTAAAATTATAAAAAATGAAGCCGTTTTAGATAATGAAACACTTCTAGAAAAATAAATTACATAGGCACTAGAAAGTCCACCTAAAAAAAACTGAATTGCCAATGGTAAATAATCTCCATATTTTTTAATAAAACTATTCTCCCATTTTTCATTACCCACCAAATTAAAAAAATAAATACTAACAGTTAGCAGTGTCATATATGTGCATAATACAATAATATCATACAACCTATCAATTCTTCCAAGTGTTAAAGAATCCCATGTAAAACCTGCAATAAAAAAAAAGAGAGGTGCGTATTTTCTATTACTTCTTATAAAATTATGAAAACTACTTTTTTTATATTTTAAATATGTATTCATTAATTAGTTGAGTATTGAGGTAATGAAATATACATAAATTTTATCAATACAATAATAAATATAAAATCAATTTTTGTTGAAGAAATAGATTTATCATTTGTATTTTTAAGGTTGAATTTAAGAACACATATCTTTTCAATTTTATAGAAATGAAAATAATTATATCTCCAGCAAAATCATTAGATTTCGAAAGTAAAGTACCTACAAGTTTACATACACAACCTCGTTTTTTAGACAGTTCAGAAAAACTAAACAAAAAACTAAAAACACTTTCTAAAAAGAAACTAGCAGATTTAATGTCAATTTCAGACGATTTAGCTTCTTTAAATTATGAAAGAAACCAAGATTGGAAAACTCCATTTACAGAAGAAAATGCTAAACAAGCTATTTATGCTTTTACTGGAGCTGTTTTTCAAGGAATTGATGTAAATTCTATTGATGAAAAAAAACTACCTCTTTTACAAGAACGTTTGCGAATTTTATCTGGTTTGTATGGTTTGTTGAAGCCTTTGGATTTAATTCAACCTTACAGATTAGAAATGGGAACAAAACTTAAAGTTGGTAGAAAAGAAAATTTGTACAAATTTTGGGATGATACTTTGGCAAAATCTTTAAATGAAGAATTAGAAGAAGGCGAATTGTTAATCAATTTAGCAAGTACAGAATACTTTAAAGCTTTGCCTAAAAAAGTTTTAAAAGTGCCAATGATAACACCCGTTTTTAAAGATTTCAAAAACGGACAATACAAAACTATAATGACGTACGCTAAACAAGCACGTGGATATATGGTTAGATATATTATAGAAAATAATGTAAAAAATTTAGTAGAATTAAAAGGTTTTAATGTTGAAAAATATGGTTTTTCAGAAGAAATGTCATCTGAAAATGAACTAGTTTTTACGCGTTAGATGAAAAAGAAAACTTTTTTTAAAGCTATTTTCTTCTTTATTACTTTCTGTATTTTAAGCATTTATGCATCAAATTATGCCATTGAGAAAAATGCGCAAGAAAAAGTGTTTTCTGAAACTCAAAATATTCCAAAAAATAAAGTTGGTTTAATTTTAGGGACTTCTAAACTCTTAAGTGATGGTCGTATAAACTTATATTATAAATACAGATTAGATGCTGCTGTAAAATTATATAATTCTGGCAAAATCGAATATATAGTTATTAGTGGAGATAATAGTTCTACTAATTATGATGAACCAACAGATTTTAAAATTGATTTGATTAAAGCTGGAATTCCGGAAAATAAAATATTTTTAGATTACGCTGGTTTTAGAACTTTAGATTCTGTAGTTAGAATTAAAGAAATTTTCGGGCAAACTTCAATAACAATTATCTCGCAACAATTTCATAATGAAAGAGCTATTTATTTAGCGGAACATTTTAATATTAAAGCAGTTAGTTTTAACGCCAAAAGTATCTCTGGTAAATATGGATTAAAAGTTAAGTTAAGAGAATATTTGGCAAGAGTAAAAGTCTTTGTTGACATTATATTTAATGTTCAGCCAAAATTTTTGGGTAAAAAGGTAGAGATTGAATAGTTTTTTCAACTTTGAAACTTTGAAACTAAAAATCAACAATCCACAATTCTAACAGTAACTGCCAAACCTCCTTCAGAAGTTTCTTTGTAATTTTTATTCATGTCTTTTGCAGTTTCCCACATTGTATCAATTACTTTATCTAAAGGAACTTTTACATCTTTTGGATCGGTTTCTAAAGCCATTTCTGCTGCATTAATAGCTTTAATTGCGCCCATTGCATTTCTTTCAATACAAGGTATTTGAACCAAACCTCCAATTGGATCGCAAGTCAAACCTAAATGATGTTCCATTGCAATTTCTGCTGCAACCAAACATTGTGCAGGAGAACCTCCTAATAATTCTGTTAAAGCAGCTGCTGCCATTGCAGAAGAAACTCCTATTTCTGCCTGACAACCTCCCATTGCTGCAGAAATTGTGGCATTTTTCTTAAAAATACTGCCAATTTCACCAGCTGTTAATAAGAATTTTTTAACGTGTTCGAAATCTGCATCATGATTTTCTATCACCAAATAATACATTAAAACTGCAGGAATTACACCTGCACTTCCGTTTGTTGGTGCAGTTACCACTCTTCCTAATGAAGCATTTACTTCGTTTACAGAAAGCGCAAAACAACTCACCCATTTAAGAATTTCTCGAAATTTTACTTCTGTACTCCTAATAGA harbors:
- a CDS encoding SanA/YdcF family protein; protein product: MKKKTFFKAIFFFITFCILSIYASNYAIEKNAQEKVFSETQNIPKNKVGLILGTSKLLSDGRINLYYKYRLDAAVKLYNSGKIEYIVISGDNSSTNYDEPTDFKIDLIKAGIPENKIFLDYAGFRTLDSVVRIKEIFGQTSITIISQQFHNERAIYLAEHFNIKAVSFNAKSISGKYGLKVKLREYLARVKVFVDIIFNVQPKFLGKKVEIE
- a CDS encoding PASTA domain-containing protein, which gives rise to MSVVQFLKSKSFFKQVIIAIVGLLLFVFILKFWLGVTTNHDQKIQVPNLHKMSLEDVDRKLKELNLDFKVIDSASFNPDYPKKSIIEQTPAAGDFVKEKRKIYLTLNPSKYRDVSIPNLNGRTKRQAVSHLRSIGFNIGTNFTYVTDIGKDVVRGLRYKGKVLNEGDKLPLNSIVDLVLGDGRGN
- a CDS encoding ArsR/SmtB family transcription factor; its protein translation is MGLTKSEIYTEEQNKIAAIAKVLGHPARIAILEFLIKLQSCVCGDLVKEIGLAQPTISQHLKELKKVGIIKGTIEGTSVCYCIHQENWSKIKNTLNKFLNQNLNENCC
- a CDS encoding RluA family pseudouridine synthase, yielding MQENESQEVENDELYEHHRFTASEGQEPLRVDKFLMNFVENATRNKVQQAAKAGNVLVNDVAVKSNHKVKPKDIVRVVLAYPPAENLLVAEDIPLDIVFEDDTVIVVNKPAGMVVHPGHGNYSGTLVNGLIHHIENLPTNSNERPGLVHRIDKDTSGLLVVAKTEFAMAHLSKQFFDRTTERLYYALVWGNVDEDEGTIEGNIGRSLKNRLQMAVFPDGDFGKHAVTHYKVLERLTYVTLVQCKLETGRTHQIRAHFKHIGHTLFNDERYGGDDILKGTTFTKYKQFVQNCFKVLPRQALHAKTLGFTHPKTGEFLRFNSEVPQDITDCLEKWRTYSENSKEEF
- a CDS encoding D-alanine--D-alanine ligase, whose amino-acid sequence is MKKNIAIVMGGYSSEVNISLKSGNVVYNHLDKEKYNSFRVHILKEKWVALDDSNTEYPINKNDFTFTLNGNCIAFDCVFNAIHGNPGENGMLLAYFNLINLKHTSAPFYQMALTFNKRDTLSVVKEYGIKTAVSVYLNKGNAINLDAIISKVGLPCFIKPNNAGSSYGISKAHTKEEILPAIEKAYKEDSEILIESFLDGVEVSVGVIQYQGETKVLPMTEIVSENDFFDYEAKYEGKSQEITPARISAEEQQKVEEVAKKIYKILNMSGFSRSEFILVNCEPYFLEMNTVPGLTEESILPQQAKAAGISLKELFNNAIESSLNSLK
- a CDS encoding DUF6428 family protein, with translation MKLSEIKNHLKNLNEIAFKLPNGELVPSHFHVTEVGKVTKDFIDCGGKVRSETVINFQLWEENDYDHRLHPEKLVSIIELSEKIFKFDDLEIEVEYQGKETIGKYNLDFDGTNFLLTSKVTACLALDACGITKPKIKIAEAVGSCCDPKSGCC
- a CDS encoding DUF2914 domain-containing protein, producing the protein MNTYLKYKKSSFHNFIRSNRKYAPLFFFIAGFTWDSLTLGRIDRLYDIIVLCTYMTLLTVSIYFFNLVGNEKWENSFIKKYGDYLPLAIQFFLGGLSSAYVIYFSRSVSLSKTASFFIILIVLLFANEFFKKRVSNKYLQFSAYFFVNFTFLSFFLPVILKEMNTAIFLISGIISLISTIILVVLVYRTNPSARVEIVKWKMLSMILGIYVLINTFYYLKLIPPVPLALDKGVVAYNVEKYNNHYNVTYEVDEWYVFWRDHKIDFNRNSNKPVYVFTSIFAPTDLQKKVYHQWKWYNPEIGEWQNFDKIGFEITGGRDNGYRGYSFKNNVIDGEWKVEVITEENLVLGVVDFNIKTTNSVKKTKLVSREF
- the yaaA gene encoding peroxide stress protein YaaA, whose product is MKIIISPAKSLDFESKVPTSLHTQPRFLDSSEKLNKKLKTLSKKKLADLMSISDDLASLNYERNQDWKTPFTEENAKQAIYAFTGAVFQGIDVNSIDEKKLPLLQERLRILSGLYGLLKPLDLIQPYRLEMGTKLKVGRKENLYKFWDDTLAKSLNEELEEGELLINLASTEYFKALPKKVLKVPMITPVFKDFKNGQYKTIMTYAKQARGYMVRYIIENNVKNLVELKGFNVEKYGFSEEMSSENELVFTR
- a CDS encoding class I SAM-dependent methyltransferase — translated: MIKLRSYLKKKFSVSSLLKLQKVAQNLLKVMPFGLNLNQLGVIYGTDKVLGHSYTQHYTTHLKRFRYKKINLLEIGVGGYDNPKAGGQSLRMWKRYFLFGKIFSLDIFDKSQLQEKRIKIFKGSQVDKDFLNKVTNEIGELDIIIDDGSHINEHVIESFKLLFPKLKDGGVYVVEDMQTSYWEDFGGDSKDLKNPKTMMNYFKSLTDSLNNQEFLIPNYQQNYFDKKIISMHFYHNMVFIYKGNNDEKSNILQKK
- a CDS encoding low molecular weight phosphatase family protein — protein: MQKINQKITTTISNLEVDKITNERKLILEPLVNFIQDKVATDKDVNINFICTHNSRRSHLAQIWAQTMAAYFNIKNVRCYSGGTEATAMFYKVVETLKNTGFEINKISETENPIYAIKFNDNSQPIIGFSKKYEDEFNPKSEFAAIMTCSQADVGCPFIFGAEKRIPITYEDPKLFDGTEIQAEKYQERSLQIATEMLYVFSNINK